In the genome of Pseudomonas sp. LBUM920, one region contains:
- a CDS encoding type 1 glutamine amidotransferase domain-containing protein, with translation MKVLMVLTSHDQLGNTGRKTGFWLEEFAAPYYTFKDAGAELVLASPAGGQPPLDPVSDQPDAQTEQTRRFAGDPAAQQALANTVKLDTVNADDFDTVFYPGGHGPLWDLAESQTSIALIEAFERAGKPIGFVCHAPGALRHVKAVNGEPLVKGRRVTGFSNAEEAAVGLTDVVPFLIEDDFKALGGHYEKGADWQSFVLEDGLLVTGQNPASSSAVAEALLKLTA, from the coding sequence ATGAAAGTATTAATGGTACTGACCTCTCACGACCAGCTTGGCAATACCGGTCGTAAAACCGGCTTCTGGCTCGAAGAATTTGCGGCGCCCTATTACACCTTCAAAGACGCCGGTGCCGAGCTGGTCCTGGCATCCCCGGCCGGCGGCCAACCACCGCTGGACCCGGTCAGCGATCAGCCGGATGCACAGACCGAGCAAACCCGTCGTTTCGCTGGCGACCCGGCAGCCCAACAGGCCCTGGCCAACACCGTCAAGCTGGACACGGTCAACGCCGACGACTTCGACACCGTGTTCTACCCAGGCGGTCATGGCCCGTTGTGGGACTTGGCCGAATCGCAAACGTCGATCGCACTGATCGAGGCCTTTGAGCGTGCCGGCAAGCCGATCGGTTTTGTCTGCCATGCACCGGGCGCTCTGCGTCATGTCAAGGCCGTGAATGGCGAGCCGCTGGTCAAGGGCCGTCGCGTTACCGGCTTCTCCAATGCTGAAGAAGCTGCGGTTGGCCTGACCGATGTGGTGCCGTTCCTGATTGAAGATGATTTCAAGGCGCTCGGCGGCCACTATGAAAAGGGCGCTGACTGGCAGTCTTTTGTGCTCGAAGACGGCTTGCTGGTGACCGGGCAGAATCCTGCCAGTTCCAGTGCCGTGGCCGAGGCCCTGCTCAAACTCACCGCCTGA
- a CDS encoding alkene reductase yields the protein MTHHLNTPVKLGHHTLNNRVVLPPLTRQRSAQPGDIATDLMAEYYRQRATAGFMISEGTQIEPRGQGYAWTPGIYSPAQIDGWRKVTDAVHAEGGVIFAQLWHVGRVSHNALQPEGAAPVAPSAIAAEQAKAFIETGPGVGELMQPPVPRALSRLEIEELVGHYAQAARNALDAGFDGVEIHAANGYLVNQFISAHANQRDDEYGGSLHNRLRFLREIVEAVTAVVGPQRLGVRFSPLFSGTDQDRVYIGLVEEDPHHTYIEAIKVLEASGIAYVSIAEADWDNAPDLPETFRQAVRSTFSGRIIYAGRYTAERGAALVEAGLADLIAFGRPFIANPDLPQRLFNGWPLNPLRAQGMYGGSEQGYTDYPAFAE from the coding sequence ATGACTCATCATTTAAATACCCCGGTAAAACTGGGGCATCACACGCTCAATAACCGAGTTGTCTTGCCGCCTCTGACGCGTCAACGCAGCGCGCAACCCGGCGATATCGCCACCGACCTGATGGCCGAGTATTACCGCCAGCGCGCCACGGCCGGTTTCATGATCAGCGAAGGCACGCAGATCGAACCGCGCGGCCAGGGTTACGCCTGGACGCCGGGTATCTACAGCCCGGCGCAAATCGACGGCTGGCGCAAAGTCACCGACGCCGTGCATGCCGAAGGCGGCGTGATCTTCGCCCAGCTGTGGCATGTGGGGCGTGTGTCCCATAACGCGCTGCAACCGGAGGGCGCTGCACCGGTCGCGCCGTCGGCCATTGCGGCGGAACAGGCGAAAGCCTTTATCGAAACCGGGCCCGGCGTCGGCGAGCTGATGCAGCCGCCCGTGCCGCGTGCCTTGAGCAGGCTGGAAATTGAAGAGTTGGTAGGGCACTACGCACAGGCGGCGCGTAATGCGTTGGACGCCGGTTTTGACGGGGTGGAAATCCACGCCGCGAATGGTTACCTGGTCAACCAGTTCATCTCCGCCCACGCCAACCAGCGTGACGATGAATACGGTGGTTCGCTGCACAACCGCCTGCGCTTTCTGCGCGAGATCGTCGAAGCCGTGACCGCCGTGGTCGGCCCGCAGCGCCTGGGTGTGCGTTTTTCTCCGTTGTTCAGCGGCACGGACCAGGACCGCGTGTACATCGGCCTGGTCGAGGAAGATCCGCATCACACCTACATTGAAGCGATCAAGGTGCTCGAGGCATCGGGCATTGCCTATGTGTCTATCGCCGAGGCTGACTGGGACAACGCTCCCGACCTGCCCGAGACTTTCCGTCAGGCGGTGCGCAGCACGTTCAGCGGGCGCATCATCTACGCCGGTCGCTATACCGCTGAGCGCGGGGCAGCACTGGTGGAGGCGGGGCTGGCAGACTTGATTGCCTTCGGCCGTCCGTTCATTGCCAACCCGGACCTGCCGCAGCGACTGTTCAACGGCTGGCCGCTGAACCCGCTGCGGGCGCAGGGCATGTACGGCGGCTCGGAACAGGGCTACACCGATTACCCGGCGTTCGCCGAGTAA
- the mntP gene encoding manganese efflux pump MntP: MNPISLILLALAMSTDAFAAAIGKGSSLHKPRLVEALRAGLIFGVIEAITPMIGWAIGHAATRWVQDWDHWIAFTLLVALGLHMIYNGLKADDEEAQKPTQHSFMILALTAFATSIDAMAVGVGLAFIDVNILVASAAIGLATMTMVTIGMMLGRVLGTVVGKRAEMVGGVVLMLVGATILYEHLSA, from the coding sequence GTGAACCCTATTTCCCTGATTCTTCTCGCCCTGGCCATGTCCACGGACGCCTTTGCGGCGGCCATCGGCAAAGGCTCCAGCCTGCACAAACCGCGTCTGGTCGAAGCACTGCGCGCCGGCCTGATCTTTGGTGTGATCGAAGCCATTACGCCGATGATCGGCTGGGCCATCGGCCATGCGGCCACGCGTTGGGTGCAGGACTGGGATCACTGGATCGCCTTTACCCTGCTGGTCGCGCTGGGCTTGCACATGATCTATAACGGGCTCAAGGCGGACGATGAGGAGGCGCAAAAGCCTACCCAGCATTCCTTCATGATCCTGGCCCTCACCGCCTTTGCGACCAGCATTGATGCGATGGCCGTCGGTGTGGGCCTTGCCTTCATTGATGTGAATATTCTGGTGGCGTCGGCAGCCATCGGCCTGGCGACCATGACCATGGTAACCATCGGCATGATGCTCGGGCGGGTGCTGGGCACGGTGGTGGGCAAGCGCGCCGAAATGGTCGGCGGCGTGGTGTTGATGCTGGTGGGTGCGACGATTCTCTACGAGCATTTATCGGCTTAA
- a CDS encoding NAD(P)H-quinone oxidoreductase, with product MSLPKEMTLIEITAPGGPEVLQPRRADVPVAGPGEILIRVHAAGVNRPDALQRAGKYPMKPGMSPIPGLEVAGEVVALGEGVSEYALGDKVCALTNGGGYAQFCAVPASQALPIPDGMDWIQAAAVPETFFTVWANLFGLGDAHTGQRVLIHGGTSGIGTTALMLCREYGIQAFATAGSADKCAAIAKLGAEPINYREQDFAEVIAQKTDNKGVNVILDIMGASYLNNNLKSLAMDGHLVMLGFLGGGKANDVDLLTILGKRAVITGSLLRARTKDEKAAIAEQLREYVWPVLSAGRCLPMIDKVYEYTDAAQAHARMEGGDHIGKIVLRVE from the coding sequence ATGTCACTGCCAAAAGAAATGACCCTGATCGAAATCACCGCCCCTGGCGGCCCCGAGGTCCTGCAACCACGCCGGGCCGATGTGCCGGTGGCAGGTCCCGGTGAAATCCTGATTCGCGTGCACGCAGCCGGCGTCAACCGCCCGGATGCGTTGCAACGCGCCGGCAAATACCCGATGAAGCCCGGCATGAGCCCCATTCCAGGCTTGGAAGTGGCCGGTGAAGTGGTTGCATTGGGCGAAGGTGTCAGCGAGTACGCGCTGGGTGACAAGGTGTGTGCCCTGACCAACGGCGGTGGGTATGCACAATTTTGTGCAGTGCCTGCCAGCCAGGCCTTGCCGATTCCGGATGGCATGGACTGGATTCAAGCCGCCGCCGTGCCGGAAACCTTTTTCACCGTCTGGGCCAACCTGTTTGGCCTGGGTGACGCTCATACCGGCCAGCGCGTGCTGATCCACGGCGGCACCAGTGGCATCGGCACCACCGCTTTGATGCTGTGCCGCGAATACGGTATCCAGGCGTTCGCCACCGCCGGCAGCGCCGACAAATGTGCGGCGATCGCCAAGCTGGGCGCCGAGCCGATCAACTACCGCGAGCAGGACTTCGCCGAGGTCATCGCGCAGAAGACCGACAACAAGGGCGTGAATGTGATCCTCGACATCATGGGCGCCTCGTACCTGAACAATAACCTCAAGTCCCTGGCCATGGACGGGCACCTGGTGATGCTGGGCTTCCTCGGCGGCGGCAAGGCCAATGACGTCGACCTGCTGACCATCCTCGGCAAGCGCGCAGTCATCACCGGCTCCTTGCTGCGCGCACGCACCAAGGACGAAAAGGCTGCCATTGCCGAACAACTGCGCGAATACGTGTGGCCGGTGCTGTCCGCCGGACGCTGCCTGCCGATGATCGACAAGGTGTACGAATACACCGACGCCGCCCAGGCCCATGCGCGGATGGAAGGCGGCGATCACATTGGCAAGATCGTATTGCGTGTGGAATGA
- a CDS encoding phosphatidylserine decarboxylase family protein, which produces MAHSDRSSPATQPRKTPPPVEGSGSNLLTLDNAGPVQMGFWVPNRVWATANFLVPLRDYIDAMKKAGTLAPMQPQLVEFKHWVTTHSVYRMWIMSLIEQSNAFVLTLPPHTRDQIKTQDGDVVWIKDYDSFFEILNEIVTTSSSFNDTAQVGTPMNAFLAISMATEAGVALFHDTTFNEQFKNVLNTWNAYLKSPQSLDKLDINNPEKPGSWISKAAWAAGVWDQMECDPKKPGYGYDSWNAFFIRKFVPGARPFQGDAQTQVDIGCETTPWAYQNNIAFESDFWIKDVNYSLLDLFAGQRDWAKHFEGGQLYQGFLSATHYHRWNAPLDGTLLRSWVQPGTYFAQRPAQKEGPGTWEGTESQPYLGHVAARAIFIFEHPTCGYVALICIGMVEVSTCIIEPGFIVDEGSTPVKITRGTEIGHFEFGGSTHMMVFQRDRVRLEEWAVNAVLHRQSPKPTPMGSVIATALDTQKPK; this is translated from the coding sequence ATGGCGCACTCCGACCGTTCTTCGCCCGCCACCCAACCTCGCAAGACTCCGCCACCCGTCGAGGGCAGCGGTTCAAACCTGCTCACCCTGGACAACGCCGGCCCCGTGCAAATGGGCTTCTGGGTGCCCAACCGCGTGTGGGCCACCGCCAACTTCCTGGTGCCACTGCGCGACTACATCGACGCCATGAAAAAGGCTGGCACCCTCGCGCCGATGCAGCCGCAATTGGTGGAATTCAAACACTGGGTGACCACCCACAGCGTGTACCGCATGTGGATCATGTCGCTGATCGAGCAGTCCAACGCGTTCGTGCTGACCCTGCCGCCGCACACTCGCGACCAGATCAAGACCCAGGACGGCGACGTCGTGTGGATCAAGGACTACGACAGTTTTTTCGAGATCCTCAACGAAATTGTCACCACCTCGTCCTCGTTCAACGACACTGCCCAGGTCGGCACGCCCATGAATGCCTTCCTGGCGATTTCCATGGCCACCGAAGCCGGCGTTGCGCTGTTCCATGACACCACCTTCAATGAGCAATTCAAGAACGTGCTCAACACCTGGAACGCCTACCTCAAAAGCCCGCAATCCCTGGACAAACTCGACATCAACAACCCGGAAAAACCCGGCTCGTGGATCTCCAAGGCCGCCTGGGCAGCCGGTGTATGGGACCAGATGGAATGCGACCCGAAAAAGCCTGGCTACGGCTACGATTCCTGGAACGCGTTTTTCATCCGCAAGTTCGTGCCCGGCGCCCGACCGTTCCAGGGCGACGCGCAAACGCAGGTCGATATCGGCTGCGAAACCACGCCGTGGGCATACCAGAACAACATCGCCTTCGAAAGCGACTTCTGGATCAAGGACGTCAACTACTCACTGCTGGACTTGTTCGCCGGCCAACGTGACTGGGCGAAGCACTTTGAAGGTGGGCAGCTGTATCAGGGTTTCCTTTCCGCCACCCACTACCACCGCTGGAACGCGCCGCTGGACGGCACGCTGCTGCGTTCGTGGGTGCAACCTGGCACCTACTTCGCCCAACGCCCGGCGCAGAAAGAAGGCCCGGGCACGTGGGAAGGCACCGAGTCGCAGCCCTATCTGGGCCATGTGGCTGCGCGCGCCATTTTCATCTTCGAACACCCCACCTGCGGGTACGTGGCGCTGATCTGCATTGGCATGGTTGAAGTGTCGACCTGCATCATCGAACCGGGGTTTATCGTCGACGAAGGCAGCACGCCGGTGAAGATCACACGCGGCACCGAAATCGGTCACTTCGAATTCGGCGGCTCGACTCACATGATGGTGTTCCAGCGTGACCGCGTACGCCTTGAAGAGTGGGCCGTGAATGCCGTGCTGCACCGTCAGTCGCCCAAACCGACGCCCATGGGCAGCGTGATTGCAACGGCACTCGACACCCAAAAACCCAAGTGA
- a CDS encoding alpha/beta fold hydrolase, with protein MSTFVAKDGTQIYFKDWGSGKPVLFSHGWPLDADMWEYQMEYLSSRGFRTIAFDRRGFGRSDQPWTGNDYDTFADDIAQLIEHLDLKDVTLVGFSMGGGDVARYIARHGNSRLAGLVLLGAVTPIFGQKPDYPQGVPTAVFDGIKAGLLKDRAQFISDFNVSFYGINKGQQVSQGVLTQTLQVALLASLKSTVDCVTVFSETDFRPDMAKIEVPTLVIHGDGDQIVPFETTGKVAAAMIKGAQLKVYKDAPHGFAATHTQQLNEDLLAFLNR; from the coding sequence ATGAGCACATTCGTTGCCAAAGACGGTACCCAGATCTATTTCAAGGACTGGGGCAGCGGTAAACCCGTGCTGTTCAGCCACGGCTGGCCACTGGATGCCGACATGTGGGAATACCAGATGGAATACCTGAGCAGCCGTGGCTTTCGCACCATCGCCTTCGACCGCCGGGGTTTTGGCCGCTCGGACCAACCGTGGACCGGTAACGACTACGACACCTTCGCCGACGATATCGCCCAACTGATCGAACACCTGGACCTTAAAGACGTGACCCTGGTGGGCTTCTCGATGGGCGGCGGCGATGTGGCGCGCTACATCGCTCGCCACGGCAACTCGCGTTTGGCCGGCCTCGTGCTGCTGGGCGCCGTCACGCCGATCTTCGGCCAAAAACCGGATTACCCGCAGGGCGTGCCTACCGCAGTGTTCGATGGCATCAAGGCCGGGCTGCTGAAGGATCGCGCGCAATTTATCAGCGACTTCAATGTCTCGTTCTATGGCATCAACAAGGGCCAGCAAGTCTCCCAGGGCGTGCTGACGCAGACCTTGCAGGTCGCGCTGCTGGCGTCGCTTAAATCGACCGTGGATTGTGTCACCGTGTTCTCCGAGACCGATTTCCGCCCGGACATGGCCAAGATCGAGGTGCCAACCCTGGTGATCCACGGTGACGGCGACCAGATCGTGCCGTTCGAAACCACCGGCAAAGTCGCGGCCGCGATGATCAAGGGCGCGCAACTGAAGGTGTACAAGGATGCGCCGCACGGTTTTGCCGCCACCCACACCCAGCAGTTGAACGAAGACTTGTTGGCGTTCCTCAATCGCTGA
- a CDS encoding LuxR C-terminal-related transcriptional regulator: protein MNAFTQQLQDIERLAFQLSPAPQLVTRNRVMVDCNEAFLQLFGYSRDELVNQLTLLIYPSQADYHAIGKRSHDWLLESENGFYSDERFMQHKSGEVFWAKSHGYTLTPTDPFKLMIWHFERLDRTHQGTGDLTPREREIAMHIVNGLKSKEIAQRLAISHRTVEVHRARLMKKLEVKNIVELVSKMIFVGGRAWL from the coding sequence ATGAACGCGTTTACCCAGCAACTTCAAGATATCGAACGCCTGGCGTTCCAGCTCTCCCCGGCCCCGCAACTGGTCACGCGCAACCGCGTGATGGTCGATTGCAATGAGGCCTTCCTGCAGTTGTTCGGCTATTCGCGCGACGAATTGGTCAACCAACTGACCCTGCTGATCTACCCGTCCCAGGCCGATTATCACGCCATCGGCAAGCGTAGCCACGACTGGCTGCTGGAGAGCGAGAACGGCTTCTACTCCGATGAGCGCTTCATGCAGCACAAAAGCGGCGAGGTGTTCTGGGCCAAGTCCCACGGCTACACCCTCACGCCCACAGACCCGTTCAAGCTGATGATCTGGCACTTCGAGCGCCTGGACCGTACGCACCAAGGCACCGGCGACCTGACGCCACGTGAGCGGGAAATCGCCATGCACATCGTCAACGGCCTTAAATCCAAGGAAATCGCCCAGCGCCTGGCGATCTCTCACCGTACGGTGGAAGTGCACAGGGCACGGCTGATGAAGAAACTCGAGGTGAAAAACATCGTGGAGCTGGTGTCGAAAATGATTTTCGTCGGCGGGCGCGCCTGGTTATAG
- a CDS encoding LysR substrate-binding domain-containing protein: MACTGGQTLYRHAVDLLRQADATHELLRQDAEYPQGKVSVGMPSSTARMLAMPLARTIRSRYPGIKLELIDAPSADLAGLITVGRVALAVEVDGVPTRGVVSQRLFSETLYLVAWPEFELPQTSVSLQSLAQMPLVLPCAPNTIRSRVESAMQEAGLPFAVEFEANSTDLLFSAVQARLGVTILPWAAAHVELAQQSLKLASIDHRLFSRELSLCWPDTAVHSNAVQKVKETILELFEAFEQQQGWAAAG, encoded by the coding sequence ATGGCTTGCACGGGCGGCCAGACCTTGTACCGACACGCCGTCGACCTGTTGCGCCAGGCCGATGCCACCCATGAGCTGTTGCGCCAGGACGCCGAGTACCCGCAGGGCAAGGTCTCGGTGGGCATGCCCTCGAGCACCGCGCGGATGCTCGCGATGCCGCTGGCACGCACGATTCGCAGCCGTTATCCGGGGATCAAACTGGAGCTGATCGACGCGCCAAGCGCCGACCTCGCAGGCCTGATCACCGTGGGGCGCGTGGCGCTGGCGGTCGAAGTTGATGGCGTGCCGACACGCGGCGTGGTGTCCCAGCGGTTATTCAGTGAAACCCTGTACCTGGTGGCATGGCCGGAATTTGAATTGCCGCAGACGTCGGTGAGCCTGCAGAGCCTCGCGCAGATGCCGTTGGTGTTGCCCTGCGCGCCCAACACCATTCGCAGCCGCGTGGAGTCCGCCATGCAGGAAGCGGGGCTGCCATTCGCCGTGGAGTTTGAAGCCAATTCCACTGATCTATTGTTCTCGGCGGTACAGGCGCGGCTTGGGGTAACCATCCTGCCGTGGGCGGCGGCGCACGTGGAGTTGGCGCAACAGTCGCTCAAGCTGGCGAGCATCGATCACCGCTTGTTCAGCCGCGAACTGTCGTTGTGCTGGCCGGATACGGCGGTGCACAGCAATGCCGTGCAGAAAGTCAAAGAGACGATTCTGGAATTGTTCGAAGCGTTTGAGCAGCAACAGGGCTGGGCGGCGGCTGGCTGA
- a CDS encoding acetyl-CoA acetyltransferase, which translates to MPADCVSIVAAGHSRFGRLEGTTLEDLIVQVTREALADAAIDASQIDALFLGHFNSGLVPDGFASSLLLQADPGLRFKPATRCENACASGSAAIQAGVNAILSGSADLVLVVGAEKMTHTSTAEVTQALAGAGYQNDPAEAGLSFPQLFGRAARQYTERYHCPLGSMAAIATKNHTNAMANPLAQMHRVMDFEHCNNVSKSNPFVAESLRLTDCSLISDGAAAIILASPKRARAFRRDVQIRAMTQVNDCLPIAQRDILAFEGPQRAIHSALRGANITLADLSFAEVHDCFTIAELLIYEAMGLAPKGEGHRVLDSGVVRAGGRLPVNLSGGLKAKGHPVGATGVSMHALAFRQLTGEPIGLAVPNPEFGLVFNMGGMAVANYASVLHARRY; encoded by the coding sequence ATGCCAGCTGATTGCGTCTCCATTGTTGCCGCCGGTCATTCGCGTTTTGGTCGCCTGGAAGGCACCACCCTTGAAGACCTGATCGTGCAGGTTACCCGCGAAGCCCTGGCCGACGCGGCCATTGATGCGTCACAAATCGATGCGTTGTTCCTGGGTCACTTCAACTCGGGGTTGGTGCCTGACGGGTTTGCCAGCTCCTTGCTGTTGCAGGCCGACCCGGGCCTGCGCTTCAAACCGGCCACGCGCTGTGAAAACGCTTGCGCCTCCGGCTCGGCGGCGATCCAGGCCGGGGTCAATGCGATCCTCTCCGGCAGCGCCGACCTGGTGCTGGTGGTTGGCGCCGAGAAGATGACCCACACGTCCACCGCCGAGGTTACCCAGGCCCTGGCCGGCGCCGGTTATCAGAATGACCCGGCCGAAGCCGGCTTGAGTTTCCCGCAGCTGTTCGGCCGTGCGGCGCGCCAATACACCGAACGCTACCACTGCCCGCTGGGCTCGATGGCCGCCATCGCCACCAAGAACCACACCAATGCCATGGCCAACCCGCTGGCGCAAATGCACCGGGTAATGGATTTCGAACACTGCAACAACGTGTCCAAGAGCAACCCCTTTGTGGCCGAGTCGCTGCGCCTGACCGATTGCTCGTTGATCAGCGACGGCGCCGCCGCGATCATCCTGGCCTCACCCAAGCGGGCGCGCGCGTTTCGTCGGGATGTGCAGATTCGCGCGATGACCCAGGTCAACGACTGCTTGCCCATCGCCCAGCGCGACATCCTGGCGTTTGAAGGCCCGCAACGGGCCATCCACTCGGCGCTGCGCGGGGCGAATATCACCCTGGCCGACCTGAGTTTCGCCGAGGTGCACGACTGCTTCACCATCGCCGAACTGCTGATCTACGAAGCCATGGGCCTGGCGCCCAAGGGCGAGGGCCATCGCGTGCTCGACAGTGGCGTGGTGCGCGCCGGCGGGCGGCTGCCGGTGAATCTTTCGGGTGGGCTCAAGGCCAAGGGGCATCCGGTGGGGGCCACCGGCGTGTCGATGCACGCCTTGGCGTTCCGCCAATTGACCGGCGAACCGATTGGCCTGGCGGTGCCCAACCCGGAGTTTGGCCTGGTGTTCAACATGGGCGGCATGGCAGTGGCCAACTACGCCTCGGTCCTGCACGCGCGCCGGTACTGA
- a CDS encoding TetR/AcrR family transcriptional regulator: MTNATNSTRQTILDTAQLIVSRKGFSAVGLNEILQAADVPKGSFYHYFHSKDAFGVVLLDTYFDQYLKGMEQLFQQPGLSWAARLMRYWHTWIDNQTGCSDAGKCLAVKLGAEVSDLSEPMRLSLQRGTTRTIALLAEALQHGIQDGSLAVRQHPDSLARRLYALWLGTSVMSKITRTSAPFDEALLLTRQLLGCPEPADAYTY; encoded by the coding sequence ATGACTAACGCGACTAACAGTACAAGGCAGACCATTCTGGATACGGCGCAATTGATTGTGAGCCGCAAAGGATTTTCTGCGGTGGGGTTGAACGAAATACTTCAAGCCGCCGATGTACCCAAAGGTTCGTTTTATCACTACTTCCATTCCAAAGATGCATTTGGCGTGGTCTTGCTCGATACCTATTTCGACCAATACCTCAAAGGCATGGAGCAACTGTTCCAGCAACCCGGACTGTCCTGGGCCGCCAGGTTGATGCGCTATTGGCACACCTGGATCGACAACCAGACCGGCTGCTCCGACGCGGGCAAATGCCTTGCCGTCAAACTCGGTGCCGAGGTGTCAGACCTTTCAGAGCCAATGCGTTTGTCCCTGCAGCGCGGCACCACTCGCACCATCGCCTTGCTGGCCGAGGCCTTGCAGCACGGCATCCAGGACGGCTCGCTGGCGGTTCGGCAACACCCCGACAGCCTGGCTCGGCGCTTGTATGCGCTGTGGTTGGGGACCAGCGTCATGAGCAAGATCACCCGAACATCCGCGCCTTTTGACGAGGCGCTGCTGCTGACCCGACAGTTATTGGGTTGCCCTGAACCTGCTGATGCATACACCTACTGA
- a CDS encoding NAD(P)-dependent alcohol dehydrogenase, translating to MAKTYSYAARDSKDALKPFTFERRAPGADDVQIDILYCGVCHSDLHTVRNEWHNTLYPSVPGHEIVGRVTAVGANVKKFKVGDLAGVGCMVDSCQHCASCAEGEEQYCENGFTGTYNGPVFGGENTFGGYSDNIVVKEKFVLRISHDDANLAAVAPLLCAGITTYSPLHHWKVGPGKKVGVVGLGGLGHMAVKIAHAMGAHVTLFTTSPNKREDGLRLGADQVVVSKDPDEMAKVVNSLDFILNTVAAPHDLDAFLNLLKRDGTMTLVGAPDSPHPSPTVFNLIFKRRSLAGSLIGGIQETQDMLDFCAKHKIVSDIEMIDIQGINEAYERMLKGDVKYRFVIDMESLKKESHAA from the coding sequence ATGGCCAAGACTTACAGCTACGCCGCTCGGGATTCCAAGGATGCACTCAAGCCTTTTACCTTCGAGCGCCGCGCGCCGGGGGCGGACGACGTTCAGATCGATATTCTCTATTGCGGCGTGTGCCACTCCGACCTGCACACCGTGCGTAACGAATGGCACAACACCTTGTACCCGTCGGTGCCCGGCCACGAAATCGTCGGCCGCGTCACGGCAGTCGGTGCCAACGTGAAAAAATTCAAGGTCGGTGACCTGGCCGGTGTCGGTTGTATGGTCGACAGCTGCCAGCACTGCGCATCCTGCGCCGAGGGCGAGGAGCAATACTGCGAGAACGGGTTTACCGGCACCTACAACGGCCCGGTGTTCGGCGGCGAAAATACCTTTGGCGGCTACTCGGACAATATCGTGGTCAAGGAGAAGTTCGTGCTGCGCATCTCCCACGATGATGCGAACCTGGCGGCCGTGGCGCCGCTGCTGTGCGCCGGCATCACCACTTACTCGCCGCTGCACCACTGGAAGGTGGGGCCCGGCAAAAAAGTCGGGGTGGTCGGCCTCGGCGGGCTAGGGCATATGGCAGTGAAGATCGCGCATGCCATGGGCGCGCATGTCACGCTGTTCACCACCTCGCCGAACAAGCGCGAAGACGGCCTGCGCCTGGGTGCCGACCAAGTGGTGGTGTCGAAGGACCCGGACGAGATGGCCAAGGTCGTCAACAGCCTGGACTTCATCCTCAACACCGTTGCCGCGCCGCACGACCTCGATGCGTTCCTCAATCTGCTCAAGCGCGATGGCACCATGACGCTGGTCGGCGCCCCCGACAGCCCGCATCCGTCGCCGACGGTGTTCAACTTGATCTTCAAACGCCGCAGCCTGGCCGGTTCGTTGATTGGCGGTATCCAGGAAACCCAGGACATGCTGGACTTCTGCGCCAAGCACAAGATTGTCTCGGACATCGAGATGATCGACATCCAGGGCATCAACGAGGCGTACGAGCGGATGCTCAAGGGCGACGTGAAGTATCGCTTTGTGATTGATATGGAGAGCTTGAAGAAGGAAAGTCACGCGGCTTAA